A genomic stretch from Shewanella woodyi ATCC 51908 includes:
- the ribA gene encoding GTP cyclohydrolase II gives MSIKYVASSTLPTPWGVFDMHGFEDTETGKEHVALTFGVLDAETPTLGRIHSECLTGDALFSLRCDCGFQLQTAMQNIAEAGQGFILYLRQEGRGIGLLNKIRAYELQDQGANTVEANEKLGFAADMRKYDMILPMMEKIGIKQVSLMTNNPRKVKAMQELGIEVVQRIPLQVGKNRYNEAYLKTKSTELGHMMSEHHFSTDGES, from the coding sequence ATGTCCATTAAGTATGTCGCTTCTTCAACGTTACCCACCCCTTGGGGTGTGTTTGATATGCATGGTTTTGAAGATACAGAGACAGGTAAAGAGCATGTGGCACTCACATTTGGTGTGCTTGATGCTGAAACACCAACGTTAGGTCGAATCCATTCTGAGTGCTTAACCGGTGATGCGCTGTTTAGTTTACGTTGTGACTGTGGATTTCAGTTACAAACCGCGATGCAGAACATTGCTGAAGCGGGACAAGGTTTTATCCTCTATCTTCGTCAAGAGGGGCGTGGCATAGGCTTGTTGAATAAGATCCGCGCCTATGAGCTACAAGACCAAGGGGCAAACACAGTCGAAGCCAATGAGAAACTGGGTTTTGCAGCTGATATGCGTAAATACGATATGATCTTACCTATGATGGAGAAGATCGGTATTAAGCAGGTAAGCTTAATGACCAATAATCCACGAAAAGTGAAGGCGATGCAGGAGCTAGGTATAGAAGTGGTCCAGCGTATTCCTCTGCAAGTTGGTAAAAATCGTTATAACGAAGCTTATCTGAAGACTAAGTCAACAGAGCTTGGTCATATGATGTCCGAACATCACT
- a CDS encoding YibL family ribosome-associated protein: MNLKEELHGLSDKLEQFRRKLAAAEKRGDKGVMLQFRQEINAVTKRIASVKAQQTRELSKQGGSVVSMKFNRPLTKAEQADMGKLKKSVRGLVVVHPMTALGREMGIKVVTGFAPKEF; encoded by the coding sequence ATGAATTTAAAAGAAGAGCTTCATGGTCTTAGCGATAAGCTAGAGCAGTTTCGTCGTAAATTAGCCGCTGCAGAAAAGCGTGGCGATAAAGGCGTCATGTTGCAATTTAGACAAGAGATCAATGCTGTGACTAAGCGTATTGCCAGTGTGAAGGCGCAGCAGACTCGTGAGCTCAGTAAGCAAGGTGGTTCGGTGGTGAGCATGAAGTTCAACCGTCCGCTGACAAAAGCTGAACAGGCTGATATGGGTAAGTTAAAGAAGTCTGTAAGAGGGCTTGTTGTGGTTCATCCTATGACGGCACTGGGTCGTGAAATGGGGATCAAGGTAGTGACAGGTTTTGCACCTAAAGAGTTTTAA
- the nrdG gene encoding anaerobic ribonucleoside-triphosphate reductase-activating protein codes for MNYHQYFPVDVVNGPGTRATLFVSGCEHQCRGCYNQSTWNPCHGHAFDEQMQDQVLRHLKDTRIKRRGLSLSGGDPLFPGNLTAILALVKRVKTQCPEKDIWLWSGYRLDELSEAQKEVIAYVDVLVDGKFEQALADPSLEFRGSSNQVIHYLGNI; via the coding sequence ATGAATTATCATCAATATTTTCCCGTCGATGTGGTTAACGGTCCCGGAACGCGAGCTACCTTGTTTGTCTCAGGTTGCGAACATCAGTGCCGTGGCTGTTATAATCAATCGACTTGGAATCCGTGTCATGGACATGCTTTTGATGAGCAGATGCAGGATCAGGTGTTACGTCATTTGAAAGATACACGCATTAAGCGAAGAGGCTTATCTCTATCTGGTGGCGATCCACTTTTTCCTGGGAATCTCACCGCTATCTTGGCCTTAGTTAAGCGGGTTAAAACCCAGTGCCCAGAGAAAGATATCTGGCTTTGGTCTGGTTATCGTCTCGATGAGCTGAGCGAAGCACAAAAAGAAGTTATCGCCTATGTGGATGTGCTGGTGGATGGTAAGTTTGAGCAAGCTCTCGCTGATCCAAGCCTAGAGTTTAGGGGAAGTAGTAACCAAGTTATTCATTACTTAGGGAATATCTAA
- the nrdD gene encoding anaerobic ribonucleoside-triphosphate reductase — translation MPVVIKRDGYRTPFDETRIRDAVAAAAISAGIDDNGYATQVATKVADTVANMAEVDIHDLQDVVENQLMEGPYKSLARVYIEYRHDRDLHRETSSRLNREIRGLVEQSNAALLNENANKDAKVIPTQRDLLAGIVAKHYATRHILPKDVVAAHESGEIHYHDLDYAPFFPMFNCMLIDLAGMLTQGFKMGNAEIETPKSISTATAVTAQIIAQVASHIYGGTTINRIDEVLAPFVAKSFDKHYQVALTWGITDAKAFATAQTEKECHDAFQSLEYEVNTLHTANGQTPFVTFGFGLGTSWESRLIQSSMMKVRIAGLGKNRKTAVFPKLVFAIRDGINHKSGDCNYDIKKLALKCATMRMYPDILNYEQVEKVTGSFKTPMGCRSFLGTYEENGELLHEGRNNLGVVSLNLPRVALESQGDEAEFYRILDQRLAIARKALDTRIERLEGVKARVAPILYMEGACGVRLRADDEISSIFKNGRASISLGYIGLHETINALFGSDKHLYDCETLREKAIEIIKYMKAATVQWTEETGYAFSLYSTPSENLCSRFCKLDTQVYGVVDGVTQKGYYTNSFHLDVEKAVNPYDKLDFEQPYPELTSGGFICYGEYPNMQHNIEALEDVWDYSYSRVPYYGTNTPIDECYDCGFTGEFSCTSKGFTCPKCGNHEPSRVSVTRRVCGYLGSPDARPFNFGKQEEVKRRVKHL, via the coding sequence ATGCCAGTGGTTATTAAGCGGGATGGTTACCGCACGCCTTTTGACGAAACAAGGATTAGAGATGCAGTTGCTGCAGCGGCAATCTCGGCAGGTATTGATGATAATGGTTATGCTACTCAAGTGGCGACTAAGGTTGCTGATACGGTCGCTAATATGGCAGAAGTTGATATTCATGACCTACAAGATGTCGTTGAAAACCAACTTATGGAGGGGCCATATAAGTCGCTTGCACGTGTGTATATCGAATATCGTCACGATAGAGATCTACATCGCGAAACCAGCAGTCGCCTCAACCGTGAAATTCGTGGTTTAGTCGAACAGAGTAACGCTGCGCTGCTTAACGAGAATGCCAATAAAGATGCAAAAGTTATCCCGACTCAACGGGATCTACTCGCGGGTATTGTTGCTAAGCATTACGCTACACGACACATCTTACCAAAAGATGTTGTGGCTGCTCATGAGTCTGGTGAGATCCATTATCACGATCTTGACTATGCGCCATTCTTCCCTATGTTCAACTGTATGTTGATAGACTTGGCGGGCATGTTGACTCAAGGGTTTAAGATGGGCAATGCCGAGATTGAAACGCCAAAATCTATCTCGACGGCAACGGCTGTAACGGCGCAGATCATCGCGCAAGTTGCCAGCCATATATACGGCGGTACAACGATTAACCGTATCGACGAAGTGTTAGCCCCATTTGTGGCCAAAAGTTTTGACAAGCATTACCAAGTCGCACTGACTTGGGGGATCACTGACGCTAAAGCATTTGCTACAGCGCAAACCGAGAAGGAGTGTCACGATGCATTCCAATCCCTTGAGTATGAAGTCAATACCCTACATACCGCGAACGGTCAAACTCCATTTGTTACCTTCGGTTTTGGTTTAGGCACCTCTTGGGAATCAAGACTTATTCAATCCTCCATGATGAAAGTGAGGATTGCTGGTCTAGGTAAGAACCGTAAAACCGCAGTCTTTCCAAAGTTAGTTTTTGCTATTCGTGATGGCATTAACCACAAGAGTGGCGATTGTAACTACGACATTAAAAAACTGGCGTTAAAATGCGCAACCATGCGCATGTATCCAGATATTCTTAACTATGAGCAAGTTGAAAAGGTGACGGGATCGTTCAAAACTCCTATGGGTTGCCGAAGCTTCCTTGGCACCTACGAAGAGAACGGTGAGCTGCTTCATGAGGGACGTAATAACTTAGGTGTTGTTAGCCTTAATTTACCTCGCGTGGCGCTGGAATCTCAAGGAGATGAAGCTGAGTTTTACCGTATTTTAGATCAGCGTTTAGCCATTGCTCGCAAAGCATTGGATACCCGCATTGAGCGATTAGAAGGTGTGAAAGCCAGAGTCGCGCCTATTCTTTATATGGAAGGGGCGTGTGGGGTGCGTTTACGTGCTGATGATGAGATCTCATCTATCTTCAAAAATGGACGCGCTTCTATCTCATTAGGGTATATCGGCTTACATGAAACCATCAATGCGTTGTTTGGTTCCGATAAGCACCTATATGATTGTGAAACTCTTCGTGAGAAGGCGATTGAGATCATCAAGTATATGAAGGCTGCAACGGTTCAGTGGACCGAAGAGACTGGTTACGCCTTTAGCTTATACAGCACGCCAAGTGAGAACCTCTGCAGTCGTTTTTGCAAGTTAGACACGCAAGTTTATGGTGTGGTCGACGGCGTGACGCAGAAGGGCTACTACACTAACAGCTTCCATCTTGATGTTGAAAAAGCGGTTAACCCTTATGACAAATTGGATTTTGAGCAGCCTTATCCTGAATTAACCAGTGGTGGTTTTATCTGTTACGGGGAGTACCCCAATATGCAGCATAATATCGAAGCTTTGGAAGATGTGTGGGATTACAGTTACAGCCGCGTCCCCTACTATGGTACCAATACTCCAATTGATGAGTGTTACGATTGTGGCTTTACTGGTGAGTTTTCCTGTACCAGTAAGGGTTTCACCTGTCCTAAATGTGGTAACCATGAGCCAAGCCGAGTCTCTGTGACTCGCCGTGTTTGTGGTTATCTTGGCAGCCCTGATGCGCGTCCGTTTAACTTTGGTAAACAGGAAGAGGTTAAGCGCAGAGTGAAGCACCTCTAA
- a CDS encoding response regulator has protein sequence MKKILVVDDQLAMRNMFKKILTSDKFQIELAEDGALAYRAAQLVDYDMVITDYYMPHLNGIELTDKLRALRAYIGIPILIVSTAKNTKFKEEAKGAGATGWFSKPIKQDELLPTVLQLLNLR, from the coding sequence ATGAAAAAAATATTAGTGGTCGACGATCAACTTGCCATGCGTAATATGTTTAAGAAGATACTTACCAGTGATAAGTTTCAGATAGAGCTGGCTGAAGATGGGGCACTCGCTTATCGAGCTGCTCAGCTAGTGGATTATGATATGGTGATTACTGACTATTATATGCCTCATCTTAATGGGATTGAGCTGACTGATAAATTACGCGCACTAAGAGCCTATATCGGCATTCCTATCTTGATAGTCTCTACCGCTAAAAATACCAAGTTCAAGGAGGAAGCCAAAGGTGCAGGTGCTACTGGTTGGTTCTCTAAACCCATAAAGCAAGATGAGCTACTGCCTACCGTATTACAGCTGCTTAATTTAAGATAG
- the rssA gene encoding patatin-like phospholipase RssA, producing MAKIGIALGSGAAKGWAHIGVLNGLAEMGIKPDKVSGCSIGALVGAAYANDQLDELETWVRSFSSWDVLGLMDLSWRKGGLIGGEKVFDVIQSRIGDLQIEQLHRPLIAVATDLYSGQEIWFKEGDLRHAIRASCSMPGILPPVKLGERWLVDGAVVNPVPVSVSRAMDVDVVIAVDLNGQKRGRMQVLPVDMACSKPSVEESVQAQEHQDTGFMDLLARGRDYVTNLTDKFTLGKGSNPGMLAVMSQSMDILEQRHKRARLMGDPPDICLIPDVADIGTMEFHRAEEAIAAGELAVKLARHQIEARLESY from the coding sequence ATGGCTAAGATTGGGATTGCATTAGGCAGTGGCGCTGCTAAAGGGTGGGCACATATTGGTGTGCTTAACGGATTGGCCGAGATGGGGATTAAACCTGATAAGGTCTCAGGTTGCTCGATTGGTGCCTTGGTTGGAGCGGCTTATGCGAACGATCAGCTTGATGAGCTGGAAACATGGGTACGTAGCTTCTCTAGCTGGGATGTGTTGGGCTTGATGGATCTAAGCTGGCGTAAGGGAGGCTTGATTGGCGGTGAAAAAGTCTTTGATGTGATTCAGAGTCGGATAGGCGATCTTCAGATTGAGCAGCTGCATCGCCCCCTTATTGCGGTGGCAACCGATCTCTATTCAGGGCAGGAGATCTGGTTTAAAGAGGGGGATCTGCGTCATGCTATTCGCGCTTCTTGTTCCATGCCTGGCATACTGCCGCCGGTGAAGTTAGGCGAACGCTGGTTGGTTGACGGTGCTGTGGTCAATCCTGTGCCTGTTTCTGTAAGCCGCGCTATGGATGTCGATGTGGTGATAGCGGTTGATCTGAATGGTCAAAAGCGTGGCCGAATGCAGGTGCTACCTGTGGATATGGCTTGCAGTAAACCGTCGGTCGAGGAGAGTGTACAAGCGCAGGAACATCAAGATACTGGTTTTATGGATCTGCTGGCGCGGGGCAGGGATTATGTCACCAATTTGACGGATAAATTCACCTTAGGTAAAGGCTCAAACCCTGGAATGTTGGCAGTGATGTCTCAGTCTATGGACATACTGGAGCAGCGTCATAAACGTGCAAGGTTGATGGGTGACCCACCTGATATCTGCTTGATCCCTGATGTTGCCGACATCGGCACGATGGAGTTCCATCGAGCTGAAGAAGCGATCGCGGCAGGAGAGTTAGCCGTTAAGCTTGCAAGGCATCAGATTGAAGCAAGGTTAGAAAGTTACTAA
- a CDS encoding DEAD/DEAH box helicase: MQFTEFSLDARLLQSLSHMGITTPTEIQEMAIPVGLSGKDLMASSKTGSGKTLAFLLPAMQRIISTKALSKRDPRVLILLPTRELANQVYSQLRLLVANTQYKALKILGGENFNDQAKALARDPHFVVATPGRLADHLAQHHFHLNGLELLILDEADRMLDLGFADQLKAINAAADHKRRQTLMFSATLNHNEINEIASELLKDPKHVAVGASNIENQDITQKIYLCDHLDHKEALLQSILKRGEQKQVIIFTATRQDTDRLAKKLAEEGFNTASLSGDLNQSARNQIMDQFSRGMQDILVTTDVASRGLDLLNVSLVINFDMPKFAEEYVHRIGRTARAGAKGDAISFVGPKDWVNFKQVQQFLSKTFEFSTIEGLKAKFTGLKDKPKAGKKSAAKPKRTKASTKQKNAKPKAKVVKDKRFITGIDIGDAPMLRKPKSKLQDTPED, translated from the coding sequence TTGCAATTTACCGAATTTTCCCTGGACGCACGCCTGTTACAAAGTCTCAGTCATATGGGTATCACTACACCTACAGAGATCCAGGAGATGGCAATCCCTGTCGGTCTGTCAGGAAAAGACCTGATGGCGTCATCAAAAACAGGTTCAGGTAAAACCTTAGCGTTTTTACTGCCGGCAATGCAGAGGATCATTTCAACTAAGGCGCTCAGTAAACGTGACCCAAGAGTCCTCATTTTGCTGCCGACCCGAGAGCTTGCCAATCAGGTCTATAGCCAACTTCGTCTGTTGGTGGCTAACACACAATATAAGGCGCTTAAAATTCTTGGTGGTGAGAATTTCAATGACCAAGCTAAAGCGTTAGCCCGAGATCCACACTTTGTGGTTGCAACACCAGGTCGCCTTGCCGATCACTTAGCGCAGCATCACTTTCACTTAAACGGCTTGGAGCTGCTTATCCTTGATGAAGCAGACCGTATGCTGGACTTAGGTTTTGCCGACCAACTTAAAGCGATCAACGCCGCAGCGGATCATAAACGTCGTCAGACATTGATGTTCTCAGCGACCCTGAATCACAATGAGATTAATGAGATTGCTTCGGAGTTGCTAAAAGATCCAAAGCATGTGGCTGTAGGTGCAAGTAATATTGAAAACCAAGATATTACCCAGAAAATCTACCTGTGCGATCACTTAGACCATAAAGAAGCCCTATTACAGAGTATTCTTAAGCGCGGTGAGCAGAAACAAGTCATCATCTTTACCGCCACTCGCCAAGATACCGATAGATTAGCGAAGAAATTGGCCGAAGAGGGCTTTAATACCGCCTCACTCAGTGGCGATCTAAATCAAAGCGCTCGTAATCAGATAATGGATCAATTTAGCCGTGGCATGCAGGATATTCTGGTCACCACAGATGTCGCATCTCGTGGTCTTGATCTGCTTAATGTTTCTTTGGTGATCAACTTCGATATGCCCAAGTTTGCCGAAGAGTATGTACACAGAATTGGCCGTACAGCCCGAGCAGGAGCTAAAGGCGACGCTATCTCATTCGTCGGCCCTAAAGATTGGGTTAACTTTAAACAGGTTCAGCAGTTCTTAAGTAAAACTTTCGAATTCAGTACGATAGAAGGCCTTAAAGCTAAGTTTACCGGCCTGAAAGACAAACCTAAAGCGGGTAAAAAATCGGCTGCTAAGCCGAAACGAACTAAAGCCTCTACGAAGCAGAAAAATGCTAAACCTAAGGCTAAAGTCGTTAAAGATAAACGCTTTATCACAGGTATCGATATTGGTGATGCGCCAATGCTAAGAAAACCTAAATCTAAGCTTCAGGATACACCAGAAGATTAA
- a CDS encoding YHS domain-containing (seleno)protein translates to MSNHLYGYLLAVLLLFLSGCTSLTKYPVYVEDGVAINGYDVVAYFVENAPVKGSEQFTSEYGEVLWRFSSADNQAKFEDEPTQYLPQYGGYCAYAMSHGFVVDTVPEAFSVINGNLYLNYSLGVRETWLEDTDRFIEEANRQWVKKLAK, encoded by the coding sequence ATGAGTAATCACCTTTACGGCTATCTATTAGCTGTTTTACTGCTTTTTTTATCGGGTTGTACCAGTTTAACTAAGTATCCTGTGTATGTTGAGGATGGAGTTGCAATTAATGGCTATGATGTTGTTGCCTACTTTGTTGAGAACGCCCCAGTAAAGGGGAGTGAGCAGTTTACCAGTGAGTATGGCGAGGTGTTGTGGCGCTTTAGCTCTGCAGATAATCAAGCCAAATTTGAAGATGAACCAACGCAATATCTGCCGCAATATGGCGGATATTGTGCTTATGCTATGTCACACGGTTTCGTGGTTGATACGGTACCCGAAGCCTTCAGCGTCATTAACGGCAACTTGTACCTGAATTACAGTTTAGGTGTTAGAGAAACTTGGCTCGAAGACACCGACAGATTCATTGAAGAAGCCAATAGGCAGTGGGTTAAGAAGCTGGCGAAATAA
- a CDS encoding DUF3010 family protein yields the protein MRVCGVELKGGEAIICLLSYEGETFNVPDCRQQSFVISHSESTDSIRDFHFAFGKLMQDYSVDKVVVISREQKGKLAGSATSFKAEAAIQLLDIPVILMSPVTVKERLKRNPPMVDFDGLELKRFQKPAFDVAYAYHNQHIFNVWDNV from the coding sequence ATGAGAGTTTGTGGCGTTGAATTAAAAGGTGGCGAAGCCATTATCTGCTTGTTGAGCTATGAAGGTGAGACTTTTAACGTGCCTGATTGTCGCCAACAATCATTTGTTATTTCACACTCAGAATCAACTGATTCTATTCGTGATTTCCACTTTGCATTCGGTAAGCTAATGCAAGACTACAGCGTTGATAAAGTGGTCGTTATCTCTCGCGAGCAGAAAGGTAAGTTGGCAGGTAGTGCCACCAGCTTTAAAGCCGAAGCCGCTATTCAACTGCTCGACATTCCAGTGATCTTAATGTCGCCAGTTACCGTCAAAGAGCGCCTAAAACGTAACCCGCCTATGGTTGATTTTGACGGTTTAGAACTTAAGCGCTTCCAAAAGCCTGCATTTGATGTAGCTTATGCCTATCACAACCAACATATCTTCAATGTTTGGGATAATGTTTAA
- a CDS encoding M48 metallopeptidase family protein has protein sequence MTPLKYLTGYQQEIQDQVASLISSNKLKQVLLKRYPKAHEIRTDKALYDYTMAIKNQYLRKSQPLSKVLFDDKISLSHHALGLHSYVSRVQGSKTKAKNEIRISSRLKRVPEPFLRMLVVHELAHLKEKEHNKAFYQLCCHMEGDYHQLEFDLRLLLTLEDLDCNPYQA, from the coding sequence ATGACTCCACTTAAATACCTCACTGGCTACCAGCAAGAGATACAAGATCAGGTTGCAAGCCTGATCAGCAGCAATAAGCTTAAGCAGGTGCTACTCAAACGCTACCCTAAAGCACACGAGATCCGTACCGATAAGGCGCTGTATGATTACACGATGGCAATTAAAAACCAGTATCTGCGTAAGTCACAGCCCCTGTCGAAAGTACTCTTCGATGATAAGATAAGTCTAAGCCACCACGCACTAGGGTTACACTCCTATGTCTCTCGTGTGCAGGGAAGTAAAACAAAAGCCAAAAATGAGATCCGCATATCGTCACGATTAAAACGGGTACCAGAGCCATTTTTACGTATGTTGGTGGTCCATGAGTTAGCCCATCTGAAAGAGAAAGAACATAACAAAGCTTTCTATCAACTTTGCTGCCATATGGAGGGGGACTATCACCAGCTGGAGTTCGACCTTCGCCTACTACTGACTTTAGAAGATCTAGATTGTAATCCCTATCAAGCGTAA
- a CDS encoding helix-turn-helix domain-containing protein, which yields MKTVLFNTHDLVLLFTLYQCILFGLCLLTFKKGNKLSHLLLALFLFSYAAIPLDTLINYGEAFRSYALEVSVNLFYLFGYAYWLEAVFLLFYVRSLIYRDFRFKPQDLLFLLPLVLYFFYHLDTWYWLSDNEKMLQLQQNYAGNEAISQRFIGLGRECFRLFCAILCFVELRRYQSRLKDNFANLESVDLNWLAILVIGFLFIRADAILVSLALFSSFEFNHHIDYELLGLISNYTVLILVSVLIFFSLRFQTGLSGIWQQQRTVDSGAKYEKQQPDESSIAQIKAYMQQHKPFLNPLLTLDSLASQLQLSPRVLSQIINRHFEQNFFEFINQYRISESQRLLSDAALKHTTIIEIMDRSGFNSKATFNTLFKKRLGKTPSQYRKQQLQ from the coding sequence ATGAAAACAGTGCTATTTAACACTCACGATCTCGTACTACTGTTCACCTTATATCAGTGCATTTTATTTGGGCTTTGTCTGCTGACATTTAAGAAAGGCAATAAGCTCAGCCATCTGTTATTAGCGCTATTTCTATTCAGTTACGCTGCGATTCCACTCGATACATTAATTAACTACGGCGAAGCATTTCGCAGTTATGCCTTAGAGGTTTCAGTCAATTTATTCTATCTGTTTGGTTACGCCTACTGGCTTGAAGCCGTATTTTTATTATTCTATGTGCGTTCATTGATTTATCGTGATTTTCGCTTCAAACCTCAGGACTTGCTATTTTTACTGCCGCTAGTACTGTATTTTTTCTACCACCTAGATACTTGGTACTGGCTGTCTGATAATGAAAAAATGCTGCAGCTACAACAAAACTATGCCGGTAATGAAGCTATTTCACAGCGTTTCATTGGCTTAGGACGGGAATGTTTTCGATTGTTTTGTGCAATCTTATGTTTCGTCGAGCTAAGGCGCTATCAATCAAGGCTGAAAGATAATTTTGCAAACTTAGAAAGCGTCGACTTGAACTGGTTAGCTATCTTAGTGATAGGATTTCTATTTATTCGTGCTGATGCGATTTTAGTGTCTCTAGCCCTGTTTTCATCATTTGAGTTTAACCATCACATTGACTATGAATTACTCGGGCTAATTTCCAATTACACAGTATTGATTTTGGTAAGCGTGCTCATCTTCTTCAGTTTACGCTTTCAAACTGGTCTTAGCGGCATTTGGCAACAACAGCGAACCGTCGACTCAGGGGCTAAATATGAGAAGCAACAACCTGATGAGTCGAGCATCGCGCAGATCAAAGCTTACATGCAACAACACAAACCCTTTCTTAATCCATTACTCACCTTAGATAGCCTTGCTTCACAACTGCAACTTTCCCCGCGGGTGCTATCGCAAATTATCAATCGCCACTTCGAACAGAACTTTTTCGAGTTTATTAATCAATATCGCATTAGTGAAAGTCAGCGCTTGCTTAGCGATGCCGCTCTAAAACACACTACGATCATAGAGATCATGGATAGATCTGGCTTCAACAGTAAAGCGACCTTTAATACTCTATTTAAAAAACGTTTAGGTAAAACCCCGAGTCAATATAGAAAACAGCAACTGCAGTAG